In Triticum aestivum cultivar Chinese Spring chromosome 5B, IWGSC CS RefSeq v2.1, whole genome shotgun sequence, the following proteins share a genomic window:
- the LOC123117760 gene encoding putative glycine-rich cell wall structural protein 1, whose translation MATPTKLAALGFVVLVSIGFADAARMLASSSSASGGGGGGGGGGGASGGSGFGRGSGSGGGLGYGESGGDWGNKWNFAKGSGGGGGAGGGGGSKGGFGSGSGSGYGSGSGVSGSASAPSGNGYANADGMGGGGGEGGGANGSSGTGVGSGLGKGYGESGVSNAPAPVAGGDGTSYSDAGGSGNGGGGGNNGNGGGVGTGAGQAGSDDTSGGFANGGGSGNGGGATGGAAEGPSVGVGSGAGSGAGQTGSTGSYGEGYATGIGGGMGGGNGETQNGGTGSGGGSGSGSGGGGYH comes from the coding sequence ATGGCTACCCCCACCAAGCTTGCAGCTCTTGGCTTTGTTGTCCTTGTGAGCATTGGGTTTGCCGATGCTGCAAGGATGCTCGCTAGCTCCTCCAGTGcctcaggtggtggtggtggcgggggaggcggcggcggtgcgtcTGGTGGGAGTGGGTTTGGTAGAGGGTCTGGGTCAGGTGGCGGCTTAGGATATGGTGAGAGTGGTGGAGATTGGGGTAACAAGTGGAACTTTGCCAAGGGATCTGGTGGAgggggaggagctggtggcggagGAGGATCAAAGGGTGGATTTGGGTCTGGTTCCGGATCTGGCTATGGCTCTGGTAGCGGTGTGAGTGGCTCTGCGTCAGCCCCTAGTGGCAATGGTTATGCCAATGCTGATGGTATGGGTGGGGGCGGGGGCGAAGGTGGTGGTGCAAATGGGTCTAGTGGAACTGGAGTTGGATCTGGCCTTGGCAAGGGATATGGTGAGAGTGGTGTGTCAAACGCACCAGCTCCTGTTGCCGGTGGTGATGGTACCAGCTACTCTGATGCTGGCGGCAGTGGTAACGGTGGTGGTGGCGGTAACAACGGAAATGGAGGTGGTGTGGGCACTGGCGCTGGACAGGCCGGCAGCGATGACACTTCTGGAGGCTTTGCGAATGGAGGAGGAAGTGGCAATGGTGGTGGCGCAACTGGAGGTGCCGCTGAAGGCCCAAGCGTTGGAGTTGGATCTGGTGCTGGGTCTGGCGCCGGTCAGACCGGTAGCACTGGCTCTTATGGCGAAGGCTATGCTACAGGAATTGGTGGTGGCATGGGTGGCGGCAATGGTGAGACCCAGAATGGGGGAACTGGCAGTGGTGGAGGCAGTGGATCCGGATCTGGTGGTGGCGGATACCACTAA